A single window of Streptomyces aquilus DNA harbors:
- a CDS encoding pyruvate dehydrogenase: MAKQNVAEQFVDILVRAGVKRLYGVVGDSLNPVVDAVRRNRAIDWVHVRHEETAAFAAGAEAQVTGKLAACAGSCGPGNLHLINGLYDAHRSMAPVLALASHIPSSEIGLGYFQETHPDQLFRECSHYSELISSPKQMPRLLQTAIQHAVGRSGVSVVSLPGDIADDPAPDKPLETALVTSRPTVRPGDAELDAFVRMIDKAEKITLFCGSGTAGAHAEVMEFAQKVKSPVGHALRGKEWIQYDNPFDVGMSGLLGYGAAYEATHECDLLILLGTDFPYNAFLPDNVKIAQVDVRPENLGRRSKLDLAVWGDVKETLRCLTPRVKEKQNRRFLDKMLKKHADALEGVVKAYTRKVEKHVPIHPEYVASVLDELADDDAVFTVDTGMCNVWAARYISPNGRRRVIGSFSHGSMANALPMAIGAQFTDRRRQVVSMSGDGGFSMLMGDFLTLVQYDLPVKVVLFNNSSLSMVELEMLVAGLPSYGTTNKNPDFSAVARACGAYGVRVEKPKELAGALKDAFKHKGPALVDVVTDPNALSIPPKISTEMVTGFALSASKIVLDGGVGRMLQMARSNLRNVPRP, from the coding sequence ATGGCCAAGCAGAACGTCGCCGAACAGTTCGTGGACATCCTCGTGCGCGCCGGTGTGAAACGCCTCTACGGCGTCGTCGGCGACAGCCTCAACCCGGTCGTCGACGCCGTGCGCCGCAACCGCGCCATCGACTGGGTGCACGTCCGGCACGAGGAGACCGCCGCCTTCGCCGCCGGGGCGGAAGCCCAGGTCACCGGCAAGCTGGCCGCCTGCGCCGGCTCCTGCGGCCCCGGCAACCTGCACCTGATCAACGGCCTGTACGACGCCCACCGCTCCATGGCGCCCGTCCTCGCCCTCGCCTCGCACATCCCCTCCAGCGAGATCGGCCTCGGCTACTTCCAGGAGACCCACCCCGACCAGCTGTTCCGTGAGTGCAGCCACTACAGCGAGCTGATCTCCAGCCCGAAGCAGATGCCGCGCCTGCTCCAGACGGCCATCCAGCACGCGGTCGGCCGCAGCGGCGTCAGCGTCGTCTCCCTCCCCGGCGACATCGCCGACGACCCCGCCCCGGACAAGCCGCTGGAGACCGCCCTCGTCACCTCCCGGCCCACGGTCCGTCCGGGCGACGCCGAACTCGACGCGTTCGTCCGCATGATCGACAAGGCCGAGAAGATCACTCTGTTCTGCGGCAGCGGCACGGCCGGCGCGCACGCCGAGGTCATGGAGTTCGCGCAGAAGGTCAAGTCCCCGGTGGGGCACGCACTGCGGGGCAAGGAGTGGATCCAGTACGACAACCCGTTCGACGTCGGCATGAGCGGTCTGCTCGGCTACGGCGCCGCCTACGAGGCCACCCACGAGTGCGACCTGCTGATCCTGCTCGGCACCGACTTCCCGTACAACGCGTTCCTGCCCGACAACGTCAAGATCGCCCAGGTCGACGTCCGTCCCGAGAACCTGGGCCGGCGTTCGAAACTCGACCTCGCGGTGTGGGGCGACGTGAAGGAGACCCTGCGCTGTCTGACCCCGCGGGTGAAGGAGAAGCAGAACCGGCGCTTCCTCGACAAGATGCTCAAGAAGCACGCCGACGCCCTGGAAGGCGTGGTCAAGGCCTACACCCGCAAGGTCGAGAAGCACGTCCCGATCCACCCCGAGTACGTGGCCTCCGTGCTCGACGAACTCGCCGACGACGACGCCGTGTTCACGGTCGACACCGGCATGTGCAACGTCTGGGCCGCCCGCTACATCTCCCCGAACGGCCGCCGCCGGGTCATCGGCTCCTTCTCGCACGGCTCCATGGCCAACGCGCTGCCGATGGCGATCGGCGCCCAGTTCACCGACCGCAGGCGCCAGGTCGTGTCGATGTCCGGCGACGGCGGATTCTCCATGCTGATGGGCGACTTCCTCACCCTGGTCCAGTACGACCTCCCGGTGAAGGTCGTCCTCTTCAACAACTCCTCGCTGTCCATGGTCGAGTTGGAGATGCTGGTCGCGGGACTCCCGTCGTACGGCACCACGAACAAGAACCCCGACTTCTCCGCCGTCGCCCGCGCCTGCGGTGCCTACGGCGTCCGCGTCGAGAAGCCCAAGGAGCTCGCGGGGGCGTTGAAGGACGCCTTCAAGCACAAGGGCCCCGCCCTCGTCGACGTCGTCACCGACCCCAACGCCCTGTCCATCCCGCCGAAGATCAGCACCGAGATGGTCACCGGCTTCGCCCTCTCCGCCTCGAAGATCGTCCTCGACGGCGGGGTGGGCCGCATGCTCCAGATGGCCCGCTCCAACCTGCGGAACGTGCCCAGGCCCTAA
- a CDS encoding helix-turn-helix domain-containing protein, with the protein MSEQHDADEVAEFAALLARLKERTDRSYGQLARRLNMNTSTLHRYCAGETVPVDFARVERFAALCGATPEERHELHRRWLLAVAARQRSRPQEPAPTPAPDPAETDVETAVEPSVANPAPAVEPGVEANAAPAVEPTLDSTVEADEVAPVTALRLPEPPGPRPWYRRRRTLVASAAAVALIATLGSLSALSDGRSSAADSVSPTDAPVTSSATSASPDPTASKKKPSPSASPDRGTSSPSASGTGRPHAGPTAKGGGSPTGGAGPGAAVPLSWTVNSHVWNAGCGHRYVIDKPSTQVPPPPVAQDAAVWAAAQGALHGGETMVQISVQGRSSTAVVLDALRVRVVGRAAPAGGNSYAMDNGCGGALTPRMFSVDLDADRPIARSEAGNDGENEIPAIRMPYRVSAEDPEILLVTARTVGCDCTWYLELDWSSQGRTGTVRIDDHGSPFRTTGDKQLPQYSYDYSNRKWVSGD; encoded by the coding sequence GTGTCGGAGCAGCACGACGCAGACGAGGTGGCGGAGTTCGCGGCGCTGCTGGCGCGGCTGAAGGAACGGACGGACCGCAGCTACGGCCAGTTGGCCCGCCGCCTGAACATGAACACCTCGACGCTGCACCGGTACTGCGCCGGTGAGACGGTCCCGGTGGACTTCGCCCGCGTGGAGCGGTTCGCGGCGCTGTGCGGGGCGACGCCGGAGGAACGGCACGAACTCCACCGGCGCTGGCTGCTCGCGGTGGCGGCACGACAGCGGTCCCGCCCGCAGGAGCCCGCGCCGACGCCTGCACCGGACCCGGCGGAGACCGACGTCGAGACGGCCGTCGAGCCGAGCGTCGCGAACCCCGCACCGGCCGTCGAGCCGGGCGTCGAAGCGAACGCCGCACCCGCCGTCGAGCCGACCCTTGACTCGACCGTCGAGGCGGACGAGGTCGCCCCCGTCACCGCACTGCGGCTGCCCGAGCCGCCCGGCCCCCGCCCCTGGTACCGGCGTCGGCGCACCCTGGTCGCCTCGGCCGCGGCCGTCGCGCTGATCGCCACGCTCGGCAGCCTGTCCGCCCTCTCGGACGGCCGCTCCTCCGCCGCCGACTCCGTGAGCCCCACCGACGCGCCCGTCACCAGCTCGGCCACCTCCGCGTCACCGGACCCCACGGCGTCGAAGAAGAAGCCGAGTCCGTCCGCCTCCCCGGACCGGGGAACCTCCTCGCCGTCCGCCTCCGGCACCGGCCGCCCGCACGCCGGCCCGACCGCCAAGGGCGGCGGCAGCCCCACCGGCGGGGCCGGCCCGGGGGCCGCCGTGCCGCTGTCCTGGACGGTCAACTCCCATGTCTGGAACGCGGGCTGCGGCCACCGCTACGTCATCGACAAGCCGTCGACGCAGGTGCCACCGCCACCGGTCGCGCAGGACGCCGCGGTCTGGGCGGCGGCGCAGGGCGCGCTGCACGGCGGCGAGACGATGGTCCAGATCTCCGTGCAGGGGCGCAGTTCCACGGCCGTGGTCCTCGACGCGCTCCGGGTGCGGGTGGTCGGGCGTGCGGCCCCGGCCGGGGGCAACTCGTACGCCATGGACAACGGCTGCGGTGGCGCGCTCACGCCCCGTATGTTCTCCGTCGACCTCGACGCGGACCGGCCGATCGCCCGCTCGGAGGCCGGCAACGACGGCGAGAACGAGATCCCGGCGATCCGGATGCCGTACCGCGTCTCCGCCGAGGACCCGGAGATCCTGCTGGTCACCGCGCGGACCGTCGGCTGCGACTGCACCTGGTACCTCGAACTGGACTGGTCCTCCCAGGGCCGCACCGGCACCGTCCGCATCGACGACCACGGCAGCCCGTTCCGCACGACGGGCGACAAGCAGCTGCCGCAGTATTCGTACGACTACTCGAACCGGAAGTGGGTCTCCGGAGATTAG
- a CDS encoding helix-turn-helix transcriptional regulator — protein sequence MLGVLGLDETHESAYRALVSVGAADVPDLARRLTLAEHDTERALRRLERHGLAAQSSARPGRWVAAPPGVALGALLTQQRHELDKAELAAALLAEEYRAAAAEPAVHDLVEVVIGAAAVAQRFLQLQLGATEEVCALVTGNPAVVSGGENDAEEQAAGRGVRYRVVVERSVLDLPDGIGELSAALGRDEEIRVVDRVPTKLVVADRVQALVPLTSHTAEPAALVVHASGLLELLSGLFESVWRQALPLRLGVSGLTEEAADAPDATDLEVLSLLLAGMTDASVAKQLDLGLRTVQRRVRRLMELAGVTTRLQLGWHAHERGWVARE from the coding sequence ATGCTGGGTGTGCTGGGGCTGGACGAGACGCACGAGTCGGCGTACCGGGCACTGGTGTCCGTGGGCGCGGCCGACGTGCCCGATCTCGCGCGGCGGCTGACGCTCGCCGAGCACGACACGGAGCGTGCCCTGCGCCGCCTCGAACGCCATGGACTCGCGGCCCAGTCCTCCGCCCGCCCCGGCCGCTGGGTGGCCGCTCCCCCGGGTGTGGCGCTGGGCGCGCTGCTCACCCAGCAGCGGCACGAGCTGGACAAGGCGGAGCTGGCGGCGGCGCTGCTCGCCGAGGAGTACCGGGCTGCGGCGGCCGAACCCGCCGTGCACGACCTGGTCGAGGTGGTGATCGGGGCGGCCGCGGTGGCGCAGCGGTTCCTACAGTTGCAGCTGGGGGCCACCGAGGAGGTGTGCGCCCTGGTCACGGGCAATCCGGCGGTGGTCTCCGGCGGGGAGAACGACGCCGAGGAGCAGGCGGCCGGGCGCGGGGTGCGCTACCGGGTGGTGGTCGAGCGGTCGGTCCTCGATCTGCCGGACGGCATCGGCGAGCTGTCCGCCGCGCTGGGCCGGGACGAGGAGATACGGGTGGTGGACCGGGTGCCGACGAAGCTGGTCGTCGCCGACCGTGTCCAGGCGCTCGTACCGCTGACCTCGCACACGGCGGAGCCGGCCGCGCTGGTCGTGCACGCGAGCGGGCTGCTGGAGCTGCTGTCGGGGCTGTTCGAGTCGGTGTGGCGTCAGGCGCTGCCGCTGCGTCTGGGCGTCTCCGGGCTGACGGAGGAGGCGGCCGACGCCCCCGACGCGACGGATCTGGAGGTGCTGTCGCTGCTGCTCGCCGGGATGACCGACGCGAGCGTGGCCAAACAGCTCGACCTGGGGCTGCGGACCGTGCAGCGCCGGGTGCGGCGGCTGATGGAGCTGGCGGGCGTGACGACCCGGTTGCAGCTGGGGTGGCATGCCCACGAGCGGGGGTGGGTGGCCCGGGAGTGA
- a CDS encoding protein phosphatase 2C domain-containing protein, with translation MSHQGGRPTGHEDDWWGQLYDDKTEDAGPTTAPDTLDDRYESAAGTVNGDAERAEIPAQDAGALARPADLPAPPAGVPARPAELPARPAGNSAQAAGSRAAGAARVGAGGTPPARASESHPPAPPPADSDPPPTETPVRTATRLDLPTLPPPPVTYLGSGPPTYEPEPTALPPANPDELDDLVADTVLDGAHYGSCTLRAASVRGDSARFRGEPRRDSLLTARFGTGDHALVLVAMATGARATPGAHRAAAEACHWIGRAVGRSHARLAEDIRAARRGDLKSGLHRLTDRSLGKLRASAVEQGIDPEEYSATLRCLLLPADTDCRTRVFFGVGAGGLFRLRDGEWQDIEPRVTDATGEPVVGFGSLPAETPEGDRLTMDLGIPTPPSPYEPAPEPPREPFRFRASVARPGDTLLMCSGGLAEPLRGEPELGAYLTGRWSGPTAPGLAAFLADTQVRVKGYADDRTAAAVWEA, from the coding sequence ATGAGCCATCAGGGGGGAAGGCCCACCGGCCACGAGGACGACTGGTGGGGACAGCTGTACGACGACAAGACCGAGGACGCGGGCCCGACCACGGCCCCGGACACGCTGGACGACAGGTACGAGTCGGCAGCGGGAACGGTGAACGGCGACGCGGAGCGGGCTGAGATCCCTGCGCAGGATGCTGGGGCCCTCGCACGACCTGCGGACCTCCCGGCGCCGCCTGCCGGGGTCCCCGCACGGCCTGCGGAGCTCCCCGCACGGCCTGCGGGCAACTCCGCGCAAGCTGCGGGCAGTCGTGCCGCTGGGGCGGCACGGGTGGGCGCAGGCGGCACCCCGCCAGCGCGGGCAAGCGAATCCCACCCCCCAGCACCGCCCCCGGCCGACAGTGACCCCCCGCCCACCGAAACCCCCGTACGCACCGCCACCCGCCTGGACCTCCCCACCCTTCCCCCACCCCCCGTCACCTACCTCGGCTCAGGCCCGCCCACCTACGAACCCGAACCCACCGCCCTCCCACCGGCGAACCCCGACGAACTCGACGACCTCGTCGCCGACACCGTCCTCGACGGCGCCCACTACGGCTCCTGCACCCTCCGCGCCGCCTCCGTCCGCGGCGACTCCGCCCGCTTCCGCGGCGAACCCCGCCGCGACTCCCTCCTCACCGCCCGCTTCGGCACCGGCGACCACGCCTTGGTCCTCGTCGCGATGGCCACCGGCGCGAGGGCCACCCCCGGCGCCCACCGGGCCGCCGCCGAGGCCTGCCACTGGATCGGCAGGGCCGTGGGCCGCAGTCACGCCCGGCTCGCCGAGGACATCAGGGCCGCCCGCCGCGGCGACCTCAAGTCCGGCCTGCACCGCCTCACCGACCGCAGTCTCGGCAAACTCCGCGCCAGCGCCGTCGAACAGGGCATCGACCCGGAGGAGTACTCCGCCACCCTGCGCTGTCTGCTCCTGCCCGCCGACACCGACTGCCGTACCCGCGTCTTCTTCGGCGTCGGCGCGGGCGGCCTGTTCCGCCTCCGGGACGGCGAGTGGCAGGACATCGAGCCGCGCGTCACCGACGCCACCGGCGAACCGGTCGTCGGCTTCGGCTCACTGCCCGCCGAGACCCCCGAGGGCGACCGGCTCACCATGGACCTCGGCATCCCCACCCCGCCGAGCCCCTACGAACCCGCCCCCGAGCCACCCCGCGAACCGTTCCGGTTCCGCGCCTCGGTAGCCCGCCCGGGTGACACGCTCCTGATGTGCAGCGGCGGTCTCGCGGAGCCGCTGCGCGGCGAGCCGGAGCTGGGCGCGTACCTCACGGGACGGTGGTCCGGCCCCACCGCGCCGGGCCTCGCGGCGTTCCTCGCCGACACCCAGGTCCGGGTGAAGGGCTACGCCGACGACCGTACGGCGGCCGCCGTGTGGGAGGCGTAA
- a CDS encoding methylated-DNA--[protein]-cysteine S-methyltransferase — MTLYWTTVESPVGPLLLTAEPGGALTSLSVPGQKNGQIVQASWRRDPGPFRAAQEQLDAYFAGELKEFRLELRAEGTAFRERVWAALDDVPYGATVTYGEIAARVGASRAAVRAVGGAIGANPLLIVRPCHRVIGADGSMTGYAGGLERKTALLTLEGVL; from the coding sequence ATGACCCTCTACTGGACGACCGTCGAAAGCCCGGTCGGGCCGCTGCTGCTCACCGCCGAGCCGGGCGGCGCGCTCACCTCCCTGTCCGTTCCCGGGCAGAAGAACGGGCAGATCGTGCAGGCGAGTTGGCGGCGTGACCCCGGCCCCTTCCGTGCCGCCCAGGAGCAGCTCGACGCCTACTTCGCCGGGGAACTCAAGGAGTTCCGGCTGGAGTTGCGGGCCGAGGGCACCGCCTTCCGGGAGCGGGTCTGGGCCGCGCTCGACGACGTTCCGTACGGGGCGACGGTCACGTACGGCGAGATCGCCGCCCGTGTCGGGGCATCGAGGGCCGCCGTGCGGGCGGTGGGCGGCGCGATCGGCGCCAACCCGCTGCTGATCGTCCGGCCCTGCCATCGGGTGATCGGCGCGGACGGGTCGATGACCGGGTACGCGGGCGGGCTGGAGCGCAAGACCGCGCTACTCACCCTGGAGGGTGTCCTCTAG
- a CDS encoding S8 family peptidase, whose product MGAATAVVLAVTTAAPTHAADHDGPRPLTGSRATPGSGAVVTLVTGDRVLVTKDGAVALPGEDGRTPFTQTRQDGDDLYVYPEGAIEALAAGRVDEELFNVTGLVRQGYDDAHADTLPLIATYDRAVTARSVPTTPRGAARDRVLGSIDGVALDADKEKAGAFWDDVNQGSLKKLWLDAKVSATLDRSTKQVHAPEAWAAGYDGKGTKVAVLDTGVDADHPDLKGRIGASRNFTDSADTDDHQGHGTHTTSTVGGTGAASGGRKKGVAPGAELLNGKVLNDGGYGETSWIIAGMQWAVEQGADVVSMSLGNPDERDCTDPMAQATEELARSHEDTLFVIAAGNSGPGNNTVSSPGCAPSVLTVGAVDRDDATANFSSRGPVYGAHTLKPEITAPGVGISAANAGGRGVYAYQSMSGTSMATPHVAGAAAILKQRHPDWNAARIKAALVSAADADIPGDVRETGGGRLDVKAALDQTILGTPAVQAGTYNWPQDKSDRTTVAVPYTNTTDKAVELKLSVTGITGNDGSTVRSPVARLSSTSVTVPAGRTVEVPLRVDPTATLQRAQYGDITGRVRAEAANGVRVSTPFSLYVQPETVTLRVKLIDRHGDPATGASSVDVIGTDDATGERRFNDGAVDQTYTIRPGGYFLSSFITTPETEGTLYNSLAYLARPQLEVRGDTTVVLDARKAHRLSVRTDQPTELRGATLGFARSWDDTWLHGGTAAGGRTLRGYYASVDGKATDGSFEFDSFWRAAAPQLTELAVVGGQKLHPVTASTSSVNLDGKGRAALYYAKSGTEEDFSGAKGKIALVKLPDDGGAYEVANRAKAAGAVALLGYREAPGRWYPSDGFVGGTLPILGIPTEEARALLAAGTDVTLRWTATAKSPYVYNLAYPETGQLRGDRVYHARDRELAATKATYKSMSGGATDHIDLPSMTRPSGLSGYFGDIETVPAPFTRTEYRTPGTTGWGHQLSSSFPWGEFMIDPVRTYEKGERRQEEWYGGVLAPTGPLDDTGTEALAAERQGNLIGVAPAFYGDGQHMGVQGSFGDLGSMVLKRNGETIGDSPYPFGVFTVPAQESSYELTLNTAKFGQPARVWNRTTQTTTTWTFRSALDENAYSQGIPLLFPHYALPEDGLKTLPAKDGQRITLTATGHAGYHPGALTAAKLAYSYDGGETWTEARTEQRGGAWQAVVDHSSATGKQVTLRTDLTDANGNSVTQIVTRAYDVR is encoded by the coding sequence ATGGGGGCGGCGACCGCCGTCGTCCTGGCCGTCACGACCGCCGCGCCCACGCACGCGGCCGACCACGACGGACCGAGACCGCTGACCGGCAGCCGGGCCACCCCCGGCTCCGGCGCCGTCGTCACCCTCGTCACCGGCGACCGGGTCCTCGTCACGAAGGACGGGGCCGTCGCCCTGCCCGGCGAGGACGGCAGGACCCCCTTCACCCAGACCCGCCAGGACGGCGACGACCTCTACGTCTATCCCGAGGGCGCGATCGAGGCGCTGGCCGCCGGACGCGTGGACGAGGAGCTGTTCAACGTCACCGGCCTGGTCCGGCAGGGCTACGACGACGCCCACGCCGACACGCTGCCGCTGATCGCGACGTACGACCGCGCCGTCACCGCCCGCAGCGTCCCGACGACCCCGCGCGGCGCCGCACGCGACCGGGTGCTCGGCTCGATCGACGGCGTGGCGCTGGACGCGGACAAGGAGAAGGCCGGCGCCTTCTGGGACGACGTCAACCAGGGGTCCCTCAAGAAGCTGTGGCTGGACGCCAAGGTGTCGGCCACCCTCGACCGGTCGACCAAGCAGGTCCACGCCCCGGAGGCCTGGGCCGCCGGCTACGACGGCAAGGGCACCAAGGTCGCCGTCCTGGACACCGGCGTCGACGCCGACCACCCCGACCTCAAGGGCCGGATCGGCGCGTCGCGGAACTTCACCGACTCGGCCGACACCGACGACCACCAGGGTCACGGCACCCACACCACCTCCACCGTCGGCGGCACCGGCGCCGCGAGCGGCGGCAGGAAGAAGGGGGTCGCGCCCGGCGCCGAGCTGCTCAACGGCAAGGTCCTCAACGACGGTGGCTACGGCGAGACTTCGTGGATCATCGCCGGCATGCAGTGGGCCGTCGAGCAGGGCGCCGACGTGGTCTCCATGAGCCTCGGCAACCCCGACGAACGGGACTGCACCGACCCGATGGCCCAGGCCACCGAGGAACTCGCGCGCTCCCACGAGGACACCCTCTTCGTCATCGCGGCCGGCAACTCCGGACCCGGCAACAACACGGTCTCCTCGCCGGGTTGCGCCCCGAGCGTCCTCACGGTCGGCGCCGTCGACCGCGACGACGCGACCGCGAACTTCTCCAGCCGCGGCCCGGTCTACGGCGCCCACACCCTCAAGCCCGAGATCACCGCCCCGGGCGTCGGCATCTCCGCCGCCAACGCGGGCGGGCGCGGGGTGTACGCCTACCAGTCCATGAGCGGTACGTCGATGGCGACCCCGCACGTCGCGGGCGCCGCCGCCATCCTCAAGCAGCGTCACCCGGACTGGAATGCCGCCCGCATCAAGGCCGCCCTCGTCTCCGCCGCCGACGCGGACATCCCCGGCGACGTCCGCGAGACCGGCGGCGGCCGCCTCGACGTCAAGGCCGCCCTCGACCAGACGATCCTCGGCACACCCGCCGTCCAGGCCGGCACCTACAACTGGCCGCAGGACAAGAGCGACCGCACCACCGTCGCCGTGCCGTACACCAACACCACGGACAAGGCAGTGGAGTTGAAACTGTCGGTGACGGGGATCACCGGCAACGACGGCTCCACCGTCCGCTCACCCGTGGCCCGCCTGAGCTCGACGTCGGTCACCGTGCCGGCCGGGAGAACGGTCGAGGTCCCGCTCCGCGTCGACCCCACGGCCACGCTCCAGCGCGCCCAGTACGGCGACATCACGGGCAGGGTCCGCGCGGAGGCCGCCAACGGCGTCCGCGTCTCCACCCCCTTCTCCCTCTACGTCCAGCCCGAGACGGTCACCCTGCGTGTCAAGCTGATCGACCGCCACGGCGACCCCGCCACCGGCGCCTCCTCCGTCGACGTCATCGGCACCGACGACGCCACCGGCGAACGCCGCTTCAACGACGGCGCCGTCGACCAGACGTACACGATCCGCCCCGGCGGCTACTTCCTCTCCAGCTTCATCACCACCCCCGAGACCGAGGGCACGCTCTACAACTCCCTCGCCTACCTCGCCCGTCCGCAGCTGGAGGTCCGCGGGGACACCACCGTCGTCCTCGACGCCCGCAAGGCCCACCGCCTCAGCGTCCGCACGGACCAGCCGACCGAACTCCGCGGCGCCACGCTCGGTTTCGCCCGCTCGTGGGACGACACCTGGCTGCACGGCGGCACCGCGGCAGGCGGCCGCACCCTGCGCGGCTACTACGCCTCCGTCGACGGCAAGGCCACCGACGGCAGCTTCGAGTTCGACAGCTTCTGGCGCGCCGCGGCCCCGCAGCTCACCGAACTCGCGGTCGTGGGCGGGCAGAAGCTCCACCCGGTGACCGCGTCGACGAGCTCCGTGAACCTGGACGGCAAGGGCCGGGCGGCGCTCTATTACGCCAAGTCCGGTACAGAAGAGGACTTTTCGGGCGCCAAGGGCAAGATCGCACTCGTCAAGCTCCCGGACGACGGCGGCGCCTACGAGGTCGCGAACCGCGCGAAGGCGGCCGGCGCCGTGGCGCTCCTCGGCTACCGCGAGGCGCCGGGCCGCTGGTACCCCTCGGACGGCTTCGTCGGCGGCACGCTGCCGATCCTCGGCATCCCGACGGAGGAGGCGCGGGCGCTGCTCGCGGCCGGAACCGACGTGACCCTGCGCTGGACGGCCACGGCGAAGAGCCCGTACGTCTACAACCTCGCCTACCCGGAGACGGGACAGCTCCGCGGCGACCGCGTCTACCACGCCCGTGACCGGGAGTTGGCGGCGACGAAGGCGACGTACAAGTCGATGTCGGGCGGAGCGACGGACCACATCGACCTCCCGTCGATGACCCGCCCGAGCGGCCTGTCCGGCTACTTCGGCGACATCGAGACCGTCCCCGCGCCCTTCACCCGCACCGAGTACCGCACGCCGGGCACGACCGGCTGGGGGCACCAGCTGTCCAGCAGCTTCCCGTGGGGCGAGTTCATGATCGACCCCGTGCGGACGTACGAGAAGGGCGAGCGTCGTCAGGAGGAGTGGTACGGCGGTGTCCTCGCGCCGACCGGCCCCCTCGACGACACCGGCACCGAGGCACTGGCCGCGGAACGCCAGGGCAACCTCATCGGCGTCGCCCCCGCGTTCTACGGCGACGGCCAACACATGGGCGTCCAGGGCAGTTTCGGCGACCTGGGCAGCATGGTCCTGAAGCGGAACGGCGAGACCATCGGCGACAGCCCTTACCCGTTCGGGGTGTTCACGGTCCCGGCGCAGGAGTCGTCGTACGAACTCACCCTGAACACGGCGAAGTTCGGCCAGCCGGCCCGCGTCTGGAACCGCACCACGCAGACGACCACGACCTGGACCTTCCGCTCGGCCCTCGACGAGAACGCCTACTCCCAGGGCATCCCGCTGCTCTTCCCGCACTACGCCCTCCCCGAGGACGGCCTCAAGACCCTCCCCGCGAAGGACGGTCAGCGCATCACGCTCACGGCGACGGGCCACGCGGGCTACCACCCGGGCGCGTTGACCGCGGCGAAGCTCGCCTACTCCTACGACGGCGGCGAGACCTGGACCGAGGCGCGGACGGAGCAGCGCGGCGGGGCCTGGCAGGCCGTCGTCGACCACAGCTCCGCGACAGGAAAGCAGGTCACCCTCAGGACCGACCTGACCGACGCCAACGGCAACTCGGTCACCCAGATCGTGACCCGGGCCTACGACGTGCGCTAG
- a CDS encoding DUF456 domain-containing protein, with protein sequence MGVWDLLLVGLVLLLGLCGVLVPGLPGSWLVWAAVSWWALKDPRPVAWWVLVGATVVLFLSQVVRWALPPRRLRTSGATPRMGVYAGVGAFLGFFLIPVLGAIPGFMGGVYLHERLRLGRHGEAVAALRTVMRSGGSSVLTELFTCLLIAGAWLGAVIWG encoded by the coding sequence ATGGGAGTGTGGGACCTCCTGCTGGTCGGCCTGGTCCTCCTGCTCGGCCTGTGCGGAGTGCTCGTGCCCGGGCTGCCGGGATCGTGGCTCGTGTGGGCCGCGGTCTCGTGGTGGGCGCTGAAGGATCCGCGGCCCGTCGCGTGGTGGGTGCTGGTGGGGGCCACCGTCGTGCTGTTCCTGTCCCAGGTGGTGCGCTGGGCGCTGCCACCGCGCCGCCTGCGCACGAGCGGCGCGACGCCCCGGATGGGCGTGTACGCCGGTGTCGGCGCGTTCCTGGGCTTCTTCCTGATCCCCGTGCTGGGCGCGATCCCCGGCTTCATGGGCGGCGTCTACCTGCATGAACGCCTGCGCCTCGGCCGGCACGGGGAGGCGGTCGCGGCGCTGCGCACGGTGATGCGCTCGGGCGGCTCCAGCGTGCTGACGGAACTGTTCACGTGCCTGCTGATCGCGGGCGCTTGGCTGGGGGCGGTGATCTGGGGCTGA
- a CDS encoding PPOX class F420-dependent oxidoreductase, with amino-acid sequence MTEFSEAERAYLRSQRLGRLATVDPQGQPQANPVGFFPQDDGTILVGGYQMGRSKKWRNLRKNPKVALVVDDIVSLRPWKVRGIDIRGEAELLVGPHDLGAHFSEEVIRIHPRRIHSWGLEDTLQGE; translated from the coding sequence ATGACCGAATTCAGCGAGGCCGAACGCGCGTATCTGAGGTCGCAGCGGCTGGGGCGGCTCGCCACCGTCGATCCGCAGGGGCAGCCGCAGGCGAACCCGGTCGGTTTCTTCCCGCAGGACGACGGGACGATCCTGGTCGGCGGCTACCAGATGGGTCGCAGCAAGAAGTGGCGCAACCTGCGGAAGAACCCGAAGGTCGCGCTCGTCGTCGACGACATCGTCAGCCTGCGGCCCTGGAAGGTGCGGGGCATCGACATCCGCGGTGAGGCCGAGCTGCTGGTGGGCCCGCACGACCTGGGCGCGCACTTCAGCGAGGAGGTCATCCGCATCCATCCGCGGCGGATCCACAGCTGGGGCCTAGAGGACACCCTCCAGGGTGAGTAG